Proteins from a genomic interval of Drosophila melanogaster chromosome 2R:
- the CG30096 gene encoding uncharacterized protein, giving the protein MSDLGKDVASEEGSNGSRETIWYTIGELVEMVECPGCGISMVSFKNRFAHIKKCFSIKRRGPLYRIYGYAECKCGFLIADTEKARKLHCCSGKLRPCKPIIPTEPKVPVTKHAEELTSTKREQALQPLIRNFISPIKQQEFPSLDISYSSKYDPKPTSRPRVRNFDRPHRSQAPKEVCVYSIIRRNGAISVTGRSIVRYRGGNENLAILKRRELKIKYV; this is encoded by the exons ATGTCGGATTTGGGGAAAGATGTG GCGAGCGAAGAAGGCTCCAATGGAAGCAGGGAAACCATTTGGTACACCATTGGAGAGCTTGTGGAAATGGTCGAGTGTCCAGGTTGTGGAATATCCATGGTATCGTTCAAAAATCGCTTCGCCCACATCAAGAAGTGCTTCAGCATCAAGAGACGAGGTCCTTTGTACAGGATTTATGGATATGCGGAGTGCAAGTGCGGCTTTCTTATTGCAGACACGGAAAAAGCCCGGAAACTGCATTGTTGTTCG GGAAAACTTCGCCCCTGCAAGCCAATCATACCAACTGAGCCGAAAGTCCCGGTGACAAAACATGCTGAAGAACTAACATCAACTAAAAGGGAACAGGCTTTGCAGCCGTTGATTAGAAATTTTATCAGTCCCATCAAACAACAGGAGTTTCCATCTTTGGATATATCATATTCCAGTAAATATGATCCTAAACCAACATCGAGGCCACGCGTCCGTAACTTTGATAGACCACACAGAAGTCAAGCTCCAAAGGAAGTCTGTGTGTACTCCATAATTCGGAGGAATGGGGCTATCTCAGTGACAGGAAGATCCATCGTTAGGTACCGGGGTGGCAACGAAAACCTTGCCATACTTAAAAGGCgagaattaaaaataaaatacgtaTAA
- the CG4282 gene encoding uncharacterized protein yields MDSSPSCLLCMCEYPAMMGDYIDVHSARGDQLEVTTIVNQHFPVQISKESDERICGRCWKIVSDFHTLHEFVSAAQSSLQETKVALMEDDPLTQETTSFPEIIKLATQEEEGVTEPQELGGRNFFYPEIKIEEHELDTLPRIEILERSANTQENQDQLEGAARRLRKRLKAEDGSSVDKDKDEDGVEETAEPAPPKKRRGRPRKSDAAVAPPQKPKEDIQLDLKAEELDEFVDEETDPDFSCLVPSDNSSEDDGGSDGFDSDSDFELDNGKQEFAVLPKRTVVRPKKYKKRTKPAEPKVRMSRELLEQRKKQQEEYDVIIAKFFTSVLPCAICNLLVHNFTEMQRHHRLTHQVDPGYMMCCGRKFTQRKVLAEHVLVHWNPDHFKCSVCEKSFQNSRHLESHQQVHMDPAVKLTFSCDLCSKTFLSKTAIDYHKLNKHVPKSEFKFTCSECNKKFLTERKLKNHMSSMHDPESTIICDKCGKQMRTKIILKKHQELMHSDKPRPEPELQQCQICGAWLKGMTGLKQHMKSIHVESAGEHRCHICAKVSPNARALRRHIYHNHECERKFKCTMCEKAFKRPQELKEHTSTHTGEVLYTCPNCPMTFFCSANMYKHRQRLHRAQYEADKNQPKPPNILKISRNASTQNKPKQEI; encoded by the exons ATGG ATTCCTCTCCTAGCTGTTTACTCTGCATGTGCGAGTATCCGGCCATGATGGGGGACTATATAGATGTACACTCCGCGCGCGGCGACCAATTGGAGGTGACTACGATCGTCAACCAGCACTTCCCCGTCCAGATCTCCAAGGAAAGCGACGAAAGGATATGCGGCCGCTGCTGGAAAATCGTCTCAGACTTCCACACTTTACACGAGTTCGTCAGTGCAGCGCAGAGCTCTTTACAGGAAACAAAAGTGGCGCTCATGGAGGATGATCCCCTAACACAGGAAACTACGTCCTTTCCGGAGATTATAAAACTGGCTACTCAGGAGGAGGAAGGGGTGACGGAACCACAGGAACTTGGCGGTCGGAACTTCTTTTACCCAGAGATTAAGATTGAGGAACATGAATTGGATACTCTTCCCCGCATCGAGATCCTAGAGAGATCGGCCAACACCCAGGAAAACCAGGACCAACTTGAGGGTGCAGCCAGACGCCTTAGGAAGCGTTTGAAGGCAGAGGATGGATCAAGTGTTGACAAGGATAAGGACGAGGATGGAGTAGAAGAGACTGCAGAACCTGCGCCGCCTAAAAAGCGACGTGGTCGCCCAAGGAAATCAGACGCTGCCGTTGCCCCGCCCCAAAAACCTAAAGAAGACATTCAACTTGACCTTAAGGCAGAAGAGCTTGACGAGTTCGTAGATGAGGAGACGGACCCTGACTTCTCATGCCTGGTGCCTAGCGATAACTCCTCCGAGGACGATGGAGGCAGCGATGGCTTCGACTCAGACTCAGACTTTGAACTGGACAATGGAAAGCAAGAGTTTGCCGTGCTGCCAAAAAGAACAGTAGTACGCCCCAAGAAATACAAGAAGCGGACGAAACCGGCGGAGCCGAAAGTCCGCATGTCCCGCGAACTGCTGGAGCAGCGCAAAAAGCAGCAGGAAGAATACGACGTCATCATCGCCAAGTTCTTTACCAGCGTGCTGCCGTGTGCCATCTGCAATCTGCTGGTGCACAACTTCACCGAGATGCAGCGTCATCACCGACTGACCCATCAAGTGGATCCCGGCTACATGATGTGCTGCGGCCGCAAGTTCACGCAGCGCAAAGTGCTGGCCGAGCATGTACTCGTCCACTGGAATCCTGATCACTTTAAGTGCAGCGTCTGTGAGAAGTCATTCCAAAATTCCCGTCACCTGGAGTCGCACCAGCAGGTTCACATGGATCCCGCCGTTAAGCTTACGTTTAGCTGCGACCTCTGCTCGAAGACCTTCCTTAGCAAGACGGCCATAGACTACCACAAGCTTAACAAGCATGTGCCCAAGTCCGAGTTCAAGTTCACCTGTTCCGAGTGCAACAAAAA ATTTCTCACCGAGCGCAAGCTGAAAAACCACATGAGCTCTATGCATGACCCAGAGAGTACCATAATCTGCGACAAGTGCGGCAAGCAGATGCGCACCAAGATCATCCTGAAGAAGCACCAGGAGCTGATGCACTCGGATAAGCCACGTCCGGAACCGGAGCTACAGCAGTGCCAGATATGCGGCGCTTGGCTAAAGGGCATGACCGGCCTGAAGCAGCACATGAAGAGCATACACGTAGAGAGTGCCGGCGAGCATCGCTGCCATATATGCGCTAAGGTGTCCCCAAATGCAAGGGCTCTCCGGCGTCACATCTACCACAATCACGAGTGCGAGCGCAAGTTTAAGTGCACCATGTGCGAAAAGGCTTTCAAGCGGCCGCAGGAACTCAAG GAACACACATCCACTCATACGGGTGAAGTACTCTACACCTGTCCCAACTGCCCGATGACATTCTTCTGCTCCGCCAACATGTACAAGCATCGCCAGCGATTGCATCGCGCCCAATACGAGGCGGACAAAAACCAACCCAAGCCACCCAACATCCTGAAGATTTCGCGCAACGCCTCGACGCAAAACAAGCCGAAACAGGAAATCTAG
- the CG8060 gene encoding uncharacterized protein, translated as MSAARTQEYDCTAKCRLRQHGNAITAALTKRSIDNQKLASFIFKTCGNFANILDDLGRSAVHMSASTARYEILEWLLNHGAYINGQDYESGSSPLHRALYYGSIDCAVLLLRYGASLELLDEDTRCPLQAICRKCDDDDLATDSQNDVLVWGSNKNYNLGIGNEQNTNTPQAVDFFRKSNLWLEQVALGAYHSLFCDKKGHLYAVGHGKGGRLGIGLENSLPAPKRVKVSSKLSGDSIQCISVSRQHSLVLTHQSLVFACGLNTDHQLGVRDAAEQLTQFKEVVALRDKGASDLVRVIACDQHSIAYGSRCVYVWGANQGQFGINSNTPSITVPTLIKLPAKTTIRFVEANNAATVIYNEEKIITLCYADKTRYIKTPNYEDLKSISVMGGNLKNSTKGSAAALKLLMLTETNVVYLWYENTQQFYRCNFSPIRLHQIKKILYKCNQVMVLSEDGCVYRGKCNQIALPSSALQEKSRGSLDNWQDNDQNKTEISREHVIRIELQRVPNIDRATYIFCDEGFSSFAVLQESHTKYFRKPSLPRREHSFKKLLHETSDCDAVHDVVFHVDGEKFAAHKFIIYSRAPGLRDLIRCYLDKDIYLNFDHLTGKMFELILNHIYSSYWPTEDDIDCIQQSLGPANPQQRTRTCEMFLPHLEKFQLVELTKYVQSYVRDHQFPLPNARKLFNRLYRSDHPELYDVRIVCKDGKVLGAHKCMLVARLEYFEMMFMHLWAERSSVTMEGVPAEYMEPVLDYLYSLDNEAFCKQGYLETFLYNMITICDQYFIESLQNVCESLILDKISIRKCGEMLEFAAMYNCKILQKGCMDFICQNLSRVLCYRSIEQCDGETLKCLNDHYRKMFKRVFDYRQITPFSEAIEDELLLSFVDGCDVDLNYRMDAESKLKQAAKHKQKDLRKQDARHQYEQQAISSMMRSLSISESTQGTEVPSSPQDSARSEDKNWSRVVDKKDQKRKLAETALKVNNTLKHEDPPTQELVPIERKPLKEQTPPPPSHETEPTTPLSKSYNLDFSSLTPQSQKLSQKQRKRLSSESKSWRTNNPPLVEQSSTPVAVPNAWGVTTTPSGSFNDSFTSPTTGSSTDPTSFANMMRGHATSSTTPTDQSQSFSRILADEKRQRESYERMRNKSLVHTQIEERAIAELREFYNVDNIDDETITIARVSRPSDINFSIWLRQ; from the exons ATGTCAGCCGCCAGGACGCAGGAATACGATTGCACCGCCAAGTGCAGACTCCGCCAGCATGGAAACGCCATCACCGCCGCGCTGACAAAGCGCTCCATTGACAACCAGAAGCTGGCGTCTTTTATTTTCAAGACTTGCGGAAACTTCGCCAATATTTTAGACGATCTG GGCCGCTCGGCGGTGCACATGTCCGCCTCCACGGCCAGGTACGAGATTTTGGAGTGGCTGCTGAACCACGGAGCCTACATCAATGGCCAGGACTACGAATCGGGAAGCAGTCCGTTACACAGAGCCCTCTACTACGGCTCTATAGATTGCGCCGTACTGCTGCTTCGTTACGGGGCCAGTTTGGAACTGCTGGACGAGGACACAAGGTGTCCACTGCAGGCAATCTGCCGGAAGTGCGATGACGATGACCTCGCCACGGATTCACA AAACGATGTCCTAGTGTGGGGCTCGAACAAAAACTACAATCTGGGCATTGGCAACGAGCAGAACACCAATACTCCGCAGGCGGTGGACTTCTTTCGAAAGTCTAACCTTTGGCTGGAACAGGTGGCACTTGGAGCTTACCACAGTCTGTTCTGCGACAAGAAAGGCCACCTGTATGCTGTGGGTCATGGAAAAGGCGGTCGCCTGGGCATTGGATTGGAAAACAGTCTTCCTGCACCCAAGAGAGTTAAGGTTTCGTCCAAGCTGAGCGGCGACTCCATTCAGTGCATCAGCGTGTCCCGCCAGCACTCACTGGTGCTCACGCATCAATCGCTGGTTTTCGCCTGCGGCCTTAACACAGACCATCAATTGGGCGTGCGTGATGCCGCCGAGCAGCTCACGCAGTTTAAGGAAGTGGTCGCGTTGCGTGACAAAGGTGCCAGCGATCTGGTGCGCGTGATCGCCTGCGATCAGCACTCTATCGCCTACGGCAGCAGGTGTGTCTACGTCTGGGGGGCCAACCAGGGCCAGTTTGGCATCAATTCCAACACGCCATCCATCACGGTGCCCACATTG ATCAAGCTTCCTGCGAAAACTACAATACGCTTTGTAGAAGCCAACAATGCAGCCACGGTAATTTACAACGAGGAAAAGATCATTACCCTTTGCTATGCAGACAAAACTAGATACATAAAGACCCCCAA CTACGAAGATCTCAAGAGCATTTCGGTGATGGGCGGCAACCTTAAGAACTCCACGAAGGGCTCCGCGGCAGCTCTCAAGCTGTTGATGCTCACTGAAACTAACGTGGTGTATTTATGGTACGAGAACACTCAACAATTTTACAG ATGTAATTTTTCACCGATTCGTCTGCACCAGATAAAGAAAATACTCTACAAGTGCAATCAGGTTATGGTGCTTTCCGAGGATGGCTGCGTTTATCGAGGAAAGTGCAATCAGATCGCCTTGCCATCCTCAGCACTGCAGGAAAAGTCTCGGGGCAGCCTGGACAACTGGCAGGACAACGATCAAAACAAAACGGAAATCTCCCGGGAACATGTTATCCGGATCGAGCTGCAGCGAGTTCCGAACATCGACCGTGCcacatacattttttgcgATGAGGGCTTCTCGTCTTTTGCCGTTCTGCAGGAGTCACACACCAAGTACTTTCGGAAGCCATCACTGCCACGCAGGGAGCACAGCTTCAAGAAGCTGCTGCACGAGACTAGCGACTGTGATGCTGTCCACGATGTGGTTTTCCATGTGGACGGAGAGAAGTTCGCGGCCCACAAGTTTATCATTTACAGTCGAGCGCCAGGTCTCAGAGACCTTATTCGTTGTTATCTGGACAaggatatttatttaaattttgatcATTTGACGGGAAAGATGTTTGAATTGATATTGAATCATATCTACTCGAGCTACTGGCCAACAGAGGATG ATATTGACTGTATACAGCAAAGTTTGGGACCTGCGAATCCTCAACAGCGAACTCGCACCTGCGAGATGTTCCTACCTCACCTGGAGAAGTTTCAACTAGTCGAGCTGACCAAGTACGTACAGAGCTACGTGCGTGACCATCAATTTCCACTGCCCAATGcccgaaaacttttcaatcGCTTGTATCGCTCCGATCATCCAGAGTTGTACGATGTGAGAATTGTCTGCAAGGACGGAAAAGTACTAGGGGCTCATAAATGTATGTTAGTGGCACGTTTGGAGTACTTTGAGATGATGTTTATGCACTTGTGGGCGGAACGCTCGTCTGTCACCATGGAAGGTGTACCCGCGGAGTATATGGAGCCGGTTCTCGATTACCTGTACAGTCTGGATAACGAGGCTTTTTGCAAGCAGGGTTATCTGGAGACATTCCTCTACAATATGATAACCATTTGTGACCAGTACTTTATTGAGTCGCTGCAGAATGTGTGCGAGTCTCTAATCCTGGATAAAATCAGCATAAGGAAGTGCGGCGAAATGCTCGAGTTTGCCGCCATGTACAACTGCAAAATACTACAGAAGGGCTGTATGGATTTCATTTGCCAAAACTTGTCCCGCGTGCTTTGCTATCGCAGCATTGAACAATGTGATGGAGAGACTCTAAAATGCCTAAATGATCACTATCGAAAGATGTTCAAAAGGGTGTTCGACTACAGACAAATAACTCCATTCTCAGAGGCTATAGAAGATGAGCTGCTGCTCAGCTTTGTGGACGGGTGTGATGTGGACTTAAATTATAGAATGGATGCG GAATCAAAGCTTAAGCAGGCCGCCAAACACAAACAGAAGGATTTGCGCAAGCAAGATGCCCGGCACCAGTATGAACAGCAGGCCATATCAAGCATGATGAGATCTCTTAGCATAAGCGAATCGACTCAAGGGACAGAAGTGCCCTCATCACCCCAGGATAGCGCTCGCAGCGAGGACAAAAACTGGTCTCGTGTGGTCGACAAAAAAGATCAAAAGCGAAAACTGGCTGAAACCGCATTAAAAGTGAACAACACACTTAAACATGAGGATCCACCGACTCAAGAACTGGTACCCATTGAAAGGAAGCCCCTGAAAGAGCAAACACCTCCGCCGCCATCGCACGAAACTGAACCCACAACACCATTAAGCAAAAGCTACAACCTCGATTTTAGCTCCTTGACTCCTCAGTCGCAGAAACTTTCGCAGAAGCAACGGAAGCGTCTTTCCTCCGAGTCAAAGAGTTGGCGGACTAATAACCCACCCCTAGTGGAACAATCCTCCACTCCAGTGGCTGTTCCGAATGCCTGGGGCGTAACAACCACGCCATCGGGTTCGTTCAATGACTCATTTACTTCTCCAACCACTGGAAGCAGCACGGATCCCACTTCATTTGCCAATATGATGAGGGGACATGCCACATCCTCCACCACACCCACGGACCAAAGCCAAAGCTTCTCGCGCATCTTGGCGGATGAAAAAAGACAGAGGGAATCCTATGAGCGCATGCGGAACAAATCTTTGGTACACACGCAGATTGAGGAGAGGGCAATTGCCGAATTGAGGGAGTTCTACAACGTGGACAACATTGATGATGAGACTATAACCATTGCCCGAGTGTCCAGACCCAGTGATATCAACTTTAGCATATGGCTGAGGCAGTAA